A genomic window from Winogradskyella sp. J14-2 includes:
- a CDS encoding HTTM domain-containing protein: protein MHKFLFKHIDNSGLIVFRIIFGLLCFLESVGAVVTGWVKRTMIDPEFTFSFIGFEWLQPLPGNWMYAYYIIMGIFGLLIMVGYKYRFSMFMFAIMWTATYLMQKSSYNNHYYLLFILSFLMVLLPANRYASVDARLNPSIKRISMPAWCKWVFVIQLFILYTYATIAKLYPDWLDTTFISLLMKGKADYPLIGGILQQEWLHYLLTYGGILFDGLIIPALLFKPTRKFAFFVAIFFHLFNSVVLQIGIFPYLALAFSLFFFEPKLIRNIFLKKKEFYNAQEVIVPKYSAVFISVFVVYFIIHIALPLRHHYFEDDVLWTEEGHRLSWRMMLRAKHGTASYKVIDKATNNVIPIKLNDYLTKKQQRGASTKPDIIWQFAQHLKQDFAKKGKSVKVYVRAYVSVNGKRSRPLIDPKVDLANEEWHHFKHHHWILPSK, encoded by the coding sequence ATGCATAAGTTTTTGTTTAAACATATCGATAATTCTGGTCTCATTGTCTTTAGAATTATTTTTGGCCTACTCTGCTTTTTAGAATCTGTTGGAGCTGTTGTTACAGGTTGGGTAAAGCGCACAATGATAGATCCTGAATTTACATTCTCATTTATAGGTTTTGAGTGGTTACAACCCTTACCTGGCAACTGGATGTATGCCTACTATATCATTATGGGAATTTTTGGATTACTCATTATGGTAGGCTATAAGTACAGATTTAGTATGTTTATGTTTGCTATAATGTGGACAGCAACATACCTCATGCAAAAATCTTCCTATAACAATCATTACTACTTGCTGTTTATTTTAAGTTTTTTAATGGTGTTACTGCCAGCCAACAGGTATGCCTCTGTAGATGCAAGATTAAATCCTTCAATAAAACGTATTTCAATGCCAGCTTGGTGTAAATGGGTTTTTGTTATTCAATTATTTATACTTTACACTTATGCCACAATAGCTAAGCTATATCCAGATTGGCTAGACACAACATTTATAAGCTTACTAATGAAGGGCAAGGCAGATTACCCTCTAATTGGCGGTATATTACAACAAGAATGGCTTCATTATCTTCTCACTTATGGAGGCATTTTGTTTGATGGTTTAATTATTCCAGCTTTGCTATTTAAACCAACACGAAAGTTTGCCTTTTTTGTTGCAATATTCTTTCATTTATTTAATTCAGTTGTTTTACAAATTGGCATTTTCCCTTATTTAGCTTTGGCTTTTAGCCTTTTCTTTTTTGAACCAAAGCTTATTAGAAATATATTTCTTAAGAAGAAAGAATTTTATAACGCACAAGAAGTTATAGTACCAAAATACAGTGCTGTATTTATTAGTGTCTTTGTTGTCTATTTTATCATTCACATAGCACTTCCACTACGTCATCATTATTTTGAAGATGATGTGCTTTGGACAGAAGAAGGCCATCGTCTATCTTGGAGAATGATGCTACGTGCAAAGCATGGAACAGCAAGTTATAAGGTTATAGATAAGGCCACCAATAATGTAATACCCATAAAGTTAAACGACTACCTCACCAAAAAACAACAAAGAGGAGCTAGTACAAAACCAGACATAATTTGGCAATTTGCACAACATTTAAAACAAGATTTTGCTAAAAAAGGAAAAAGTGTAAAAGTATATGTTAGAGCTTACGTTAGCGTTAATGGCAAACGTTCTAGACCATTAATAGACCCAAAAGTAGACCTCGCCAATGAAGAATGGCACCATTTTAAACATCATCACTGGATATTGCCTTCAAAATAG
- a CDS encoding DUF4286 family protein: MPKTSHLIYNVTVNIDDSVHDEWLSWIKAHIPQVLATGKFVDAKLTKVLVKEDMGGTTYSVQYKAHSRAALDAYYAEDAERLRGDGLKRFADKMLAFRTELEVIDEYSVNFN; the protein is encoded by the coding sequence ATGCCTAAAACCTCACACCTCATATACAACGTCACAGTTAACATAGACGATTCCGTTCACGATGAATGGCTTAGTTGGATAAAAGCACATATTCCACAAGTTTTAGCTACAGGTAAATTTGTAGATGCCAAACTCACTAAAGTATTGGTAAAAGAAGATATGGGAGGTACAACCTATTCTGTGCAATATAAAGCACACTCTAGAGCAGCTTTAGATGCGTATTATGCTGAAGATGCCGAGCGCTTAAGAGGAGATGGACTAAAACGGTTTGCTGACAAAATGTTAGCGTTTAGAACCGAATTAGAAGTCATAGATGAATATTCGGTAAATTTCAATTAA
- the serS gene encoding serine--tRNA ligase, whose product MLQVAFIRENKDAVINGLAKRNIDATEMINDVIAFDEDRRNLQTKLDNTKAESNALSKEIGNLFKSGEAQKANVLKEKTTQLKETVKTLEQELNEKADALNELLYKIPNVPNAIVPAGNTDEDNEEVYREGNIPTLFEGALPHWELAKKYDIIDFELGNKITGAGFPVYKGKGAKLQRALITYFLDKNTEAGYTEMQVPHLVNEASGFGTGQLPDKEGQMYHVTGDNLYLIPTAEVPATNIFRDTIQNEDDLPQAITGYTPCFRREAGSYGAHVRGLNRLHQFDKVEILRVEHPSKSYDALDSMVEHVKDILKALKLPYRILRLCGGDLGFTSALTYDFEVFSTAQDRWLEISSVSNFETFQANRLKLRFKNSDGKNELCHTLNGSALALPRVLAGILENYQTEKGIKIPDVLVPYTGFDMIS is encoded by the coding sequence ATGTTACAAGTTGCTTTTATTAGAGAGAATAAAGACGCTGTTATTAACGGTTTAGCAAAACGAAATATCGACGCTACCGAAATGATTAATGATGTTATTGCTTTTGATGAAGATCGAAGAAACCTTCAGACAAAATTAGATAATACTAAAGCAGAATCTAATGCTTTATCAAAAGAAATTGGTAACTTATTTAAATCTGGCGAAGCTCAAAAAGCTAATGTTTTAAAAGAAAAAACAACGCAGTTAAAAGAGACCGTTAAAACTTTAGAGCAAGAGCTTAATGAAAAAGCAGATGCACTTAATGAGTTGTTGTATAAAATCCCTAATGTACCTAACGCAATAGTTCCAGCTGGTAATACAGATGAAGATAATGAAGAAGTGTATCGCGAAGGCAATATCCCAACATTGTTTGAAGGTGCTTTACCGCATTGGGAATTAGCCAAAAAGTACGACATCATAGATTTTGAACTTGGTAACAAAATCACTGGTGCTGGTTTTCCTGTTTACAAAGGAAAAGGTGCAAAACTACAACGTGCGCTTATCACATATTTTTTAGATAAAAACACTGAAGCTGGTTATACCGAAATGCAAGTGCCTCACCTAGTAAATGAAGCTTCTGGTTTTGGCACAGGACAATTGCCAGATAAAGAAGGGCAGATGTACCATGTTACAGGTGATAATCTGTATTTAATACCAACAGCAGAAGTTCCTGCAACAAATATCTTTAGAGACACCATTCAAAACGAAGATGACTTACCTCAAGCAATAACAGGCTATACACCTTGTTTTAGACGCGAAGCAGGTAGTTATGGTGCACACGTAAGAGGGTTAAATCGTCTGCATCAATTTGATAAAGTTGAAATCCTTAGAGTTGAGCATCCATCTAAATCTTACGATGCTTTAGATAGCATGGTAGAGCATGTAAAAGATATTTTGAAAGCATTAAAATTACCATACAGAATATTACGTCTATGTGGTGGAGATTTAGGCTTTACCTCTGCGCTAACTTACGACTTTGAAGTATTCTCTACAGCTCAGGACCGTTGGTTAGAAATTTCTTCGGTTTCAAATTTTGAAACTTTCCAGGCCAATCGTTTAAAATTACGTTTTAAAAACAGTGACGGTAAAAATGAATTATGCCACACGCTTAACGGAAGTGCATTAGCGTTACCTAGAGTTTTAGCCGGAATTTTAGAAAATTACCAAACAGAAAAAGGTATTAAAATCCCAGATGTATTAGTACCCTACACTGGCTTTGATATGATTTCGTAA
- a CDS encoding tetratricopeptide repeat protein codes for MKNYLPLILLFYIVNFASAQNSEVLADNYYKKGEFKKALFIYENLNKEKPYSYKYLFKLIDTYQQLEQFDTAENIIIQRLEKRRNPTMVVELGYNYQLKDSLDKAKLLYKEAIDYIDENPNYIYSVAKKFEDHSLLDEAIQVYNKGKILTPDKNYSIQLARIYGDQGNIEKMFENYIDYIAYRPNYLNNIKRAVSDFISENKDNENNVFLRRLLLKKIQQEPSPYWYEFLSWLYVQEKAYNKSFIQEKALYKRNPESLDRIIELAVTALSDNDSETSKDIFNYVLETTQDATTALTAHQYILEIDTKNATSKKELDVIDKAYNKLFHQFGKSELTLPLQLAYGEFLAFHQKDTESATSFLRQSMKLNISEFQEAEVKLLLADILVLQERFNEALIFYSQIQLSLKNSTISQEARFKVAKTSYYKGDFDWAESQLKILKSSTSQLIANDALDLKLLISDNKWEDSTQTALKYYAKADLLAFQNKTDEAISLLDKILEEHKGESIIDQALFEQAKLFEKKKQYNKAEANYLKIIADYREDILADDAHYYLAELYNTHLAKPEEAKQLYEKIIFDFEDSIYFIESRKKFRMLRGDSIN; via the coding sequence GTGAAAAACTATCTGCCCTTAATATTACTTTTCTATATAGTCAATTTTGCGAGTGCGCAAAACAGTGAAGTATTAGCTGATAATTATTATAAAAAAGGGGAGTTTAAAAAAGCGCTTTTCATTTATGAAAATCTAAACAAAGAAAAGCCCTATAGTTATAAGTATCTATTCAAACTTATAGATACATATCAGCAATTAGAGCAATTTGATACTGCCGAAAACATTATTATTCAGCGTCTCGAAAAACGCAGAAACCCAACTATGGTAGTAGAGCTCGGCTACAACTATCAGCTAAAAGATAGTCTAGATAAAGCAAAGCTGCTGTATAAAGAAGCAATAGATTACATAGACGAAAACCCAAACTACATTTATAGCGTCGCAAAAAAATTTGAAGACCATTCGCTTTTAGATGAAGCCATACAAGTCTATAACAAAGGTAAAATCTTAACACCAGACAAAAATTATAGCATTCAATTAGCTAGAATTTATGGTGATCAAGGTAATATCGAAAAAATGTTTGAGAATTATATTGATTATATAGCCTACAGACCAAACTACCTCAACAATATAAAACGAGCTGTCAGCGATTTTATATCAGAAAACAAGGATAACGAAAACAATGTTTTTTTAAGGCGATTATTACTGAAAAAAATTCAACAAGAACCCAGTCCGTATTGGTATGAATTTTTGAGTTGGCTGTATGTACAAGAGAAAGCTTATAACAAATCTTTTATTCAAGAAAAAGCATTGTATAAGCGTAATCCTGAAAGTTTAGACCGAATAATTGAACTAGCTGTTACAGCATTAAGCGATAATGATAGTGAAACCTCAAAAGATATTTTTAATTACGTTTTAGAAACCACTCAAGATGCTACTACAGCATTAACAGCGCATCAATATATTCTTGAAATTGACACCAAAAATGCAACATCAAAAAAAGAACTAGATGTTATTGATAAAGCCTACAATAAACTGTTTCACCAATTCGGAAAGTCTGAATTAACATTACCATTACAATTAGCTTATGGTGAGTTTTTAGCCTTTCATCAAAAGGATACTGAAAGCGCAACGTCTTTTCTACGACAAAGCATGAAACTGAATATTTCAGAATTTCAAGAAGCTGAAGTAAAATTGCTTTTGGCCGACATATTAGTATTACAAGAACGTTTTAATGAAGCCTTAATCTTTTACTCTCAAATTCAGTTAAGCCTTAAAAATAGTACCATTTCGCAAGAAGCACGATTTAAGGTTGCAAAAACCAGCTATTACAAGGGAGATTTTGATTGGGCAGAATCACAACTCAAAATTTTAAAATCTTCAACCTCACAACTTATTGCCAACGACGCTCTGGATTTAAAATTGTTAATCTCAGACAACAAGTGGGAAGACAGTACGCAAACCGCATTAAAATACTACGCAAAAGCGGATTTACTCGCTTTTCAAAATAAAACGGATGAAGCTATTTCGCTTTTAGATAAAATTTTAGAAGAACACAAAGGTGAAAGTATTATCGACCAAGCTTTATTTGAGCAAGCCAAACTGTTTGAAAAGAAAAAGCAATACAATAAAGCGGAAGCCAACTATCTAAAAATTATTGCAGACTATAGAGAAGACATCTTAGCAGACGACGCACATTATTATTTGGCAGAATTATATAATACACATTTAGCCAAACCTGAAGAAGCCAAACAGCTTTACGAAAAAATTATTTTCGATTTTGAAGACAGTATTTACTTTATCGAATCTCGAAAAAAGTTTAGGATGCTACGTGGTGATAGTATTAATTGA
- the mgtE gene encoding magnesium transporter — translation MEETQDNIQFQLTDELIEKVEVLVEDKNDKELKSLLSEFHHADIAEILDELELDDALYVIKLLDSETTSDVLMELDEDNREKVLRNLSAKEIAEEIEELDTDDAADIIAELPEERQQDVISQIEDEAHKAEIKELLTYDDDTAGGLMAKELVKVYETWTVAGCLRRIRGQAKEVTRVHSIYVVNKEEKLIGRLSLKDLIVAKSDQKIAEIAKDNVDFVNVKDDAEDVARVMAKYDLEAIPVVDDNQTLLGRITIDDIVDVLKEEADKDYQLAAGITQDVDSDDSIIELTKARLPWLFLGLVGGVGAYVIMHFFESGLPEEFKILFLFAPLIAAMAGNVGVQSSAIIVQGLANDDVKGSINNRLIKEMLLAALNGVILSIFLFGFVAIFQGDPLFALAISISLIAVIIVAGLVGTFIPLFLDKRGIDPAIATGPFITTSNDIFGIIIYLMISKLILGI, via the coding sequence GTGGAAGAAACTCAAGACAACATACAATTTCAGCTCACAGATGAGCTCATTGAAAAAGTAGAAGTCCTTGTCGAAGACAAAAACGACAAAGAACTCAAATCCCTTTTAAGTGAGTTTCACCACGCCGATATTGCCGAAATTCTTGACGAGCTCGAGCTAGATGATGCACTTTATGTTATAAAACTTCTAGACTCAGAAACCACTTCGGATGTTCTTATGGAACTCGATGAGGACAATCGTGAGAAAGTTTTAAGAAACCTATCTGCCAAAGAAATTGCCGAAGAAATTGAAGAGCTTGATACCGATGATGCTGCAGATATCATCGCAGAACTTCCAGAAGAGCGACAACAAGATGTAATCTCTCAGATTGAAGACGAAGCTCATAAAGCAGAGATAAAAGAGCTTTTAACATATGATGATGACACAGCTGGTGGTTTAATGGCTAAAGAGCTTGTTAAAGTCTATGAAACCTGGACTGTTGCTGGTTGCTTGCGACGCATAAGAGGACAAGCTAAAGAAGTAACTCGTGTACACTCTATTTATGTGGTTAACAAAGAAGAAAAATTAATTGGTCGCCTGTCACTGAAAGACTTAATTGTTGCCAAAAGTGATCAGAAAATTGCCGAGATAGCTAAAGACAATGTAGATTTTGTTAACGTTAAAGATGATGCAGAAGATGTAGCGAGAGTTATGGCAAAGTACGATTTAGAGGCCATACCTGTGGTTGATGACAACCAAACACTTCTGGGCAGAATTACCATTGATGATATTGTCGATGTCTTAAAGGAAGAAGCAGACAAGGATTATCAATTAGCAGCAGGTATTACTCAAGATGTAGACTCGGACGATAGTATTATTGAACTTACCAAAGCACGTTTACCTTGGTTATTTTTGGGTTTAGTTGGTGGTGTTGGCGCATACGTGATTATGCATTTTTTTGAAAGTGGATTACCTGAAGAATTTAAAATTTTGTTTCTATTTGCTCCACTTATAGCAGCAATGGCTGGTAATGTAGGTGTACAGTCTAGCGCAATTATTGTACAAGGTTTAGCCAATGACGATGTTAAAGGAAGTATTAATAACAGATTAATTAAAGAAATGCTTTTGGCAGCATTAAACGGTGTTATCTTATCCATTTTTCTCTTTGGCTTTGTTGCTATTTTTCAAGGCGACCCCTTATTTGCTTTAGCTATTTCTATATCCTTAATTGCAGTTATTATTGTTGCAGGTCTTGTTGGTACATTCATCCCTCTATTTCTAGATAAACGAGGTATAGATCCTGCTATTGCAACAGGACCATTCATTACTACAAGCAATGATATTTTTGG
- the rsmA gene encoding 16S rRNA (adenine(1518)-N(6)/adenine(1519)-N(6))-dimethyltransferase RsmA, with translation MSNQNQVKAKKHLGQHFLKDENIAKKIADTLTLRGYKDVLEIGPGMGVLTKYLLKKETKTHVIEIDTESVEYLKSNYLNLSDRIYEKDFLKYDLTEVFKEQPFAIIGNFPYNISSQIVFKTLEMRHQIPEFSGMFQKEVAQRICSKEGSKIYGILSVLTQAFYDAEYLFTVPPSVFNPPPKVDSGVLLLKRKENFTLPCDEALFFKVVKTGFQQRRKTLRNSLKTFNLSDNLKANTIFGQRPEQLSVLQFIELTLLIENDQN, from the coding sequence GTGTCAAACCAAAATCAAGTTAAAGCCAAAAAACACTTAGGGCAACATTTTCTAAAAGATGAAAACATTGCCAAAAAGATTGCAGATACCTTAACACTGCGAGGCTACAAAGACGTGTTGGAAATTGGTCCAGGAATGGGTGTATTAACCAAATATCTTCTCAAAAAAGAGACTAAAACTCACGTTATAGAAATTGACACAGAATCCGTTGAATACCTTAAAAGCAATTACCTTAACCTTTCAGACAGAATCTACGAGAAGGACTTTTTAAAGTACGATTTAACTGAAGTTTTTAAAGAGCAGCCCTTCGCTATTATTGGTAATTTTCCATACAATATATCGTCTCAAATTGTTTTTAAAACTTTAGAGATGCGTCATCAAATACCAGAATTTTCGGGAATGTTTCAGAAAGAGGTGGCGCAGCGTATTTGTTCTAAAGAAGGTTCTAAAATCTATGGCATTCTATCGGTTCTAACACAAGCATTTTATGATGCTGAGTATTTATTTACAGTACCGCCTTCTGTATTTAATCCACCACCAAAGGTAGATTCTGGTGTGCTATTACTAAAACGAAAAGAAAATTTTACATTGCCTTGTGATGAAGCTTTATTCTTTAAAGTGGTTAAAACAGGTTTTCAGCAACGCAGAAAAACATTGCGCAATAGTTTAAAAACCTTCAATCTTTCCGATAATTTAAAAGCAAATACTATCTTTGGGCAGCGACCAGAGCAATTAAGTGTTTTACAATTTATTGAGCTCACTTTGCTTATTGAAAACGACCAAAATTAA
- a CDS encoding bifunctional riboflavin kinase/FAD synthetase: MTTNTAKILTIGTFDGVHIGHQKILKRVVALAQKENLVPSVLTLFPHPRMVLQKDDNIKLLNTIEERIQLLKNLGIEEVVVKEFTKEFANLSAKDYVQHILVEELNTKQIIIGYDHHFGKNRSANINDLKIFAEEFNFKVEEISAQEIKDVTVSSTKIRNALSDGQIEIANTYLGYNYFLSGDVVKGKGIGRTLDYPTANILIKESYKLIPRDGVYIVKSKIEDTIVYGMMNIGTNPTVSGKTRSIEVHFFDFDKDIYGKKLRVEFLHWLRSEKKFRNLDALKKQLSKDMIDALKHIKRINA, encoded by the coding sequence TTGACAACAAATACAGCAAAAATATTAACCATAGGCACATTTGATGGAGTACATATTGGACACCAAAAAATACTAAAGCGTGTTGTTGCACTTGCCCAAAAAGAGAATTTAGTCCCTTCGGTATTAACCCTATTTCCTCATCCTCGCATGGTATTACAAAAAGATGACAATATTAAACTTCTAAATACTATTGAAGAACGTATTCAGCTTCTTAAAAATTTAGGAATCGAAGAAGTTGTTGTAAAAGAATTCACCAAAGAATTCGCAAATCTCTCTGCCAAAGATTATGTGCAACATATTCTAGTAGAAGAACTTAACACCAAACAGATTATAATTGGGTACGATCATCATTTTGGTAAAAATCGGAGTGCAAATATTAATGATCTAAAAATTTTTGCTGAAGAATTCAATTTTAAGGTTGAAGAAATATCCGCTCAAGAAATTAAAGATGTCACCGTTAGTTCTACTAAAATTAGAAACGCCTTAAGTGATGGTCAAATTGAAATTGCTAATACTTACTTAGGTTACAATTATTTTCTTTCGGGAGATGTTGTTAAAGGTAAGGGCATTGGTAGAACTTTAGATTACCCAACGGCTAATATTCTAATTAAAGAATCATATAAATTAATTCCCAGAGATGGTGTATATATCGTTAAATCTAAAATAGAAGACACTATCGTTTATGGCATGATGAATATTGGCACCAACCCAACCGTTAGTGGAAAAACAAGATCAATAGAGGTTCATTTTTTTGATTTTGATAAGGATATTTATGGTAAAAAATTAAGAGTTGAGTTTTTACATTGGTTACGAAGCGAAAAGAAATTCAGAAATCTCGATGCTTTAAAAAAGCAATTAAGTAAAGATATGATTGATGCCCTAAAGCACATAAAAAGAATAAATGCATAA